In the Gemmatimonadaceae bacterium genome, one interval contains:
- a CDS encoding M28 family peptidase codes for MLTLPALAGAQTATPNPPSFEDPRIHAIVAAASSERIERDIRALVGFGTRHTMSDTLSPTRGIGAARRWIFDEFRRISDACGGCLEVRYISDVVKGDSMPRIPRDVNVVNVVAIQRGRSDPNRYVLLSGDIDSRVTNALNDTSDSPGANDNASGIAAILEAARLLTRYQPDASIVYAGLSGEEQGLFGGGIVARAAKAEGWNLDAVINNDMVGNISGIDGVIENTAARVFAPGLPPTTTAAELRRILTTGGELDTPSRQLARYIDRVADTYFPNLDVEIIYRLDRYGRGGHHTPFYNEGYPAVRLMETHEDYTRQHQDLRTENGVAYGDVIENVNFEYAAAMTALDAATLISLAWAPPAPDSVSIRGAVQPSPTLRWKAVDAPDLLGYRIYWRKPSEVNWTRSRFVGNVTEYTLENVIIDNYFFGVAAVDREGHESMVAFPR; via the coding sequence TTGCTGACGCTGCCCGCCCTCGCCGGCGCGCAGACGGCCACGCCGAATCCGCCCTCATTCGAGGACCCGCGCATCCACGCCATCGTGGCCGCGGCGTCGTCGGAGCGCATCGAGCGGGACATCCGCGCGCTCGTCGGCTTCGGCACCAGGCACACCATGTCCGACACGCTGTCCCCGACGCGCGGAATCGGTGCCGCGCGCCGGTGGATCTTCGACGAGTTCCGTCGGATCTCCGACGCGTGCGGCGGATGTCTCGAGGTGCGCTACATCTCCGACGTCGTGAAGGGCGACTCCATGCCCCGCATCCCGCGGGACGTGAACGTGGTCAACGTCGTCGCCATCCAGCGGGGGCGCTCGGACCCGAACCGGTACGTCCTGCTGAGCGGAGACATCGATTCGCGCGTCACCAATGCGCTGAACGACACTTCCGACTCGCCCGGCGCTAACGACAACGCCAGCGGCATCGCCGCCATCCTCGAAGCGGCGCGGCTGCTCACTCGCTACCAGCCCGACGCGTCCATCGTCTACGCCGGCCTGTCCGGTGAGGAGCAGGGGTTGTTCGGCGGGGGCATCGTCGCGCGCGCGGCGAAGGCCGAAGGCTGGAATCTCGACGCTGTCATCAACAACGACATGGTCGGGAACATCAGCGGGATCGACGGCGTCATCGAGAATACCGCGGCGCGGGTGTTCGCGCCCGGCCTTCCGCCGACCACCACGGCCGCGGAACTGCGACGGATCCTGACGACCGGAGGCGAGCTCGACACGCCGTCGCGCCAGCTCGCGCGCTACATCGACAGGGTCGCCGACACGTACTTCCCCAATCTCGACGTCGAGATCATCTACCGGCTCGACCGGTACGGCCGCGGGGGGCACCACACCCCCTTCTATAATGAAGGCTACCCGGCGGTCCGGCTCATGGAAACGCACGAGGACTACACGCGCCAGCACCAGGACCTCCGTACCGAGAACGGCGTCGCCTACGGCGACGTGATCGAAAACGTGAACTTCGAGTACGCCGCCGCGATGACCGCGCTCGATGCGGCGACGCTCATCTCGCTGGCCTGGGCTCCCCCGGCTCCGGACTCGGTTTCGATTCGCGGCGCTGTGCAGCCTTCGCCCACGCTCCGCTGGAAGGCCGTCGATGCGCCGGACCTGCTCGGCTACAGGATCTATTGGAGAAAGCCGAGCGAAGTGAACTGGACGCGGTCGCGGTTCGTGGGCAACGTCACGGAGTACACGCTCGAGAACGTCATCATCGACAACTATTTCTTCGGGGTCGCGGCAGTCGACCGCGAGGGCCACGAGAGCATGGTGGCGTTCCCGCGATGA
- a CDS encoding caspase family protein has product MKMTLRALALTALSCALFAGGRASAQAGIDKDKIPAPATEAKAEPGKASAPGVRILFVETRKTTRGETAEICVAAEDRGGGIGKVELAVDGAKLPARARAVVEETGAECPANSWVFETDLIPGANNFEAVAYTAAGAASEPARETVHGTSPLAGSTLHILTIGIDTYRDDAPALSFARNDARAFADSLRRQASPLFDSVRVDSLFDAAATKDAIEAKFLMLADSVGSNDTFVFFYAGHGALAKRGQSQTESFFLTSVEVTDLRDWKLLASKGIHAGELLIWLSGIASSSKLLVFDACNSGSMGNFLVGKEAVGQSLFRTLSMEAEAGILAATQPSGAAKESALLGRGLFTAALLQHEPEPGDRPAVRKIDDLASAARRVLPVLSKQYGVVDQEPWMRIPPQDFPLIVR; this is encoded by the coding sequence ATGAAAATGACCCTCCGTGCGCTCGCGCTCACGGCGCTGTCGTGCGCTTTGTTCGCTGGCGGCAGAGCGTCCGCGCAGGCCGGCATCGACAAAGACAAGATTCCCGCGCCCGCGACCGAGGCCAAGGCCGAGCCCGGCAAGGCGTCGGCGCCTGGCGTCCGCATTCTGTTCGTCGAGACCAGGAAGACCACGCGAGGCGAGACCGCCGAGATCTGCGTCGCCGCCGAGGACCGCGGCGGCGGGATCGGCAAGGTCGAGCTGGCGGTGGATGGAGCCAAGCTTCCGGCCCGCGCGCGCGCCGTAGTGGAAGAGACCGGCGCGGAGTGCCCGGCCAACTCCTGGGTCTTCGAGACCGATCTCATCCCTGGAGCCAACAATTTCGAAGCGGTCGCCTACACTGCGGCCGGAGCCGCGTCGGAGCCCGCGCGCGAGACCGTCCACGGAACGAGTCCACTGGCGGGCAGCACGCTGCACATCCTCACCATCGGCATCGATACCTACCGCGACGACGCGCCCGCACTTTCCTTCGCGCGCAATGACGCGCGGGCGTTCGCCGATTCCCTGCGGCGGCAGGCCTCGCCGCTCTTTGACAGCGTTCGGGTCGACTCGCTGTTCGACGCCGCCGCGACCAAGGACGCGATCGAAGCCAAGTTCCTGATGCTGGCGGACAGCGTCGGATCGAACGACACGTTCGTCTTCTTCTACGCGGGACACGGCGCGCTGGCGAAGCGCGGCCAATCCCAGACCGAGAGCTTCTTCCTCACGTCCGTCGAGGTCACCGACCTGCGCGACTGGAAGCTGCTCGCGAGCAAGGGCATTCACGCCGGCGAGCTGCTGATCTGGCTCAGCGGAATCGCGTCGTCCTCGAAGCTCCTCGTGTTCGACGCATGCAACTCCGGATCGATGGGCAACTTCCTCGTTGGGAAAGAGGCGGTGGGGCAGAGCCTGTTCAGAACGCTGAGCATGGAAGCGGAGGCCGGAATCCTGGCGGCGACGCAACCTTCGGGCGCCGCGAAGGAGTCGGCGCTCCTCGGTCGTGGCCTCTTCACCGCCGCGCTGTTGCAGCACGAGCCGGAGCCCGGCGATCGCCCGGCCGTACGGAAGATCGATGATCTCGCGAGCGCCGCGCGGCGGGTTCTTCCCGTCTTGTCGAAGCAGTACGGCGTCGTCGATCAGGAGCCGTGGATGCGGATACCGCCGCAGGATTTCCCGCTCATCGTCAGGTAG